From a single Leptospira levettii genomic region:
- a CDS encoding methyl-accepting chemotaxis protein translates to MKLTSLKTVILSTSITIILILVIGISSFSYFLGKSYIINANIGEMQNIGKLSGLHVETFFKNQFTLAEFTATNPEFGLRLVKRDTVYLNSILSNLFNKYRVYENVFVSTPEENPLIISDATGQAKNFRWGKVGFDENIIQTLKGNPHLSKVGRSPVTQEPVALLTYPIRLEKEIVGILSFSISLNHLTDQVVKSIKIGNEGFIVIIDREGQVIGHPNKSFILNFELNKLDWGQTLLKLESGDSFEYFFETEKIASIYNVQGFDFRIATIASKNEILKVVNSMLFNIIIFSTLILAVSVFLLSWLMNKRLHPIIELRDLFNKLSKGDLTNSVVIKYKDEIGELSQDTNSFLLSLRKIVSEIQNMAQELASSSGQLAASSDNFSEGAQSTAASTEELSATVEEMSANMENIGSSIGIQNQNIYQFQLKIEELSTSVDRVAKDIDTAISQMSSITTQAREGEKSLDGMNLMIQNILKSSDEMNSIIALINEISEQTQLLALNAAIEAARAGEAGRGFAVVADEISKLSTKTASSIKSIYEMVSKNSNELKGGALSIKSSTTIIQDIIRSIGGVSQSMDKLQTTLSSQNEINRSVSENTIIVKKESDQIKLAADEQRSAVREITNVISQISNHSVNTAAGSEEISSSAKNLMNTAEKLKVISDQFKLE, encoded by the coding sequence ATGAAACTAACAAGCCTTAAAACAGTAATTCTTTCAACGAGTATAACAATTATTCTCATCCTAGTGATTGGTATTTCATCCTTTTCCTACTTTTTAGGGAAATCTTACATTATAAATGCAAATATCGGAGAAATGCAAAATATTGGAAAATTATCTGGCTTACATGTGGAGACATTTTTTAAAAATCAATTTACTCTTGCAGAGTTTACTGCGACGAATCCAGAATTTGGATTGAGACTTGTAAAGAGAGATACCGTTTATTTAAATTCTATTTTGTCAAATCTCTTCAATAAGTATAGGGTTTATGAGAATGTCTTCGTATCCACACCGGAAGAAAACCCTTTGATTATATCAGATGCAACTGGTCAGGCAAAAAATTTCCGTTGGGGGAAAGTAGGATTTGATGAAAATATAATTCAAACATTAAAAGGGAATCCGCACCTAAGCAAAGTAGGAAGATCTCCAGTAACTCAGGAACCAGTTGCACTTTTGACTTATCCGATTCGCTTAGAGAAAGAAATTGTCGGGATTCTCTCTTTTTCGATTTCTTTAAATCATCTAACGGATCAAGTAGTAAAGAGTATAAAAATAGGGAATGAAGGATTTATAGTTATTATTGATCGAGAAGGACAAGTGATCGGCCATCCAAACAAATCATTTATTCTAAATTTTGAATTAAATAAATTAGATTGGGGACAAACGTTACTTAAATTAGAGTCAGGTGATTCATTCGAATACTTTTTTGAAACGGAAAAAATCGCAAGTATCTATAATGTACAAGGATTTGATTTTCGAATCGCAACAATTGCTTCAAAAAATGAAATCTTAAAAGTAGTAAATTCGATGTTATTTAATATTATAATATTTTCTACTCTCATATTGGCCGTCTCAGTATTCCTTCTTTCTTGGCTTATGAACAAAAGACTTCATCCAATTATAGAATTGAGAGATTTATTTAATAAACTTTCGAAAGGCGATCTCACTAACTCTGTTGTTATAAAATATAAAGATGAAATTGGTGAATTAAGTCAAGATACTAACTCATTTTTACTTAGTCTTAGAAAAATTGTTTCAGAAATTCAGAATATGGCTCAAGAACTTGCCTCAAGTTCAGGTCAATTGGCTGCAAGTTCGGATAACTTTTCAGAAGGAGCGCAATCAACAGCAGCATCTACGGAAGAATTATCTGCAACCGTTGAAGAAATGTCAGCTAATATGGAAAATATTGGAAGTTCAATTGGTATACAGAATCAGAATATCTATCAGTTTCAACTTAAAATAGAGGAGTTATCCACAAGCGTTGATCGCGTTGCGAAAGACATTGATACTGCAATCTCACAAATGAGCTCAATTACTACTCAAGCCAGAGAAGGCGAAAAATCATTGGATGGAATGAATCTGATGATCCAAAATATTCTAAAGTCATCTGATGAAATGAATTCTATTATCGCTTTAATCAATGAAATATCAGAACAAACACAATTACTTGCGTTAAATGCAGCAATTGAAGCTGCTAGAGCTGGTGAAGCAGGAAGGGGTTTCGCTGTAGTAGCTGATGAGATTTCAAAACTTTCAACGAAAACTGCATCTTCAATCAAATCAATTTATGAAATGGTAAGTAAAAATTCAAATGAACTCAAAGGTGGTGCCTTAAGTATAAAGTCTTCAACTACTATTATTCAAGATATCATAAGGAGTATTGGTGGTGTCTCTCAATCCATGGACAAACTTCAAACAACATTGAGTTCCCAAAATGAGATCAATCGCTCTGTTTCTGAAAATACGATTATTGTAAAAAAAGAATCGGATCAAATCAAACTAGCGGCCGATGAACAAAGAAGTGCAGTCAGAGAGATAACAAACGTTATCTCCCAAATTAGCAATCATTCGGTCAATACGGCAGCTGGTTCGGAAGAAATATCTTCCTCTGCAAAAAATCTTATGAATACAGCAGAAAAACTAAAAGTAATCAGCGATCAATTTAAACTCGAATAA
- the pheS gene encoding phenylalanine--tRNA ligase subunit alpha, with protein MSLSQEIASLVKEAETVLSSATNEQELDAFKNQFLGKKGKLTSVLKGLASLSVEEKKTVGKEANEAQTRLESFVESKRISLKESFYENQLGKEFFDTLRPLPKKERGSLHPISQIQYEIEDIFTSMGFSVMDGPEVETDENNFAALNFTDDHPARDMQDTFYTVDGNLLRTHTSAIQVRALRKLKPPFRIIAPGRVFRYEEVDASHENTFYQVEGMVVGENISVAHLIYTMETLLSRVFRKEIKTRLRPGYFPFVEPGFELDINCLVCNGDGCSVCKQSGWLELLPCGLVHPNVLEAAGLDSKKWTGFAFGLGLDRLVMMRYGIHDIRYFQSGNLRFLKQF; from the coding sequence ATGAGCCTATCCCAAGAAATCGCATCACTCGTCAAAGAGGCCGAAACTGTATTAAGTTCGGCTACCAATGAACAAGAGTTAGATGCATTTAAGAATCAGTTTCTCGGCAAAAAAGGAAAACTTACCTCTGTCCTCAAGGGCCTTGCCTCTCTTTCTGTAGAAGAAAAAAAGACAGTTGGAAAAGAAGCAAACGAAGCACAAACACGTCTCGAATCCTTTGTCGAAAGCAAACGAATTTCCCTCAAAGAAAGTTTTTATGAAAACCAATTGGGAAAGGAATTTTTTGATACACTCCGCCCACTTCCGAAAAAGGAAAGAGGGAGTTTACATCCCATTTCCCAAATCCAATATGAAATTGAAGACATCTTCACTTCCATGGGTTTTTCTGTAATGGATGGACCAGAAGTCGAGACAGATGAAAACAATTTTGCTGCCTTAAACTTTACTGACGACCACCCTGCACGTGATATGCAAGATACATTCTATACGGTAGATGGCAATTTACTTCGAACTCATACGTCCGCCATCCAAGTGCGAGCCTTACGAAAACTAAAACCCCCTTTTCGCATCATCGCTCCTGGCCGTGTGTTTCGGTATGAAGAAGTGGACGCTTCTCATGAAAATACCTTCTACCAAGTGGAAGGAATGGTGGTAGGGGAAAACATTTCGGTTGCTCATTTGATTTATACGATGGAGACACTTCTCTCTCGTGTGTTCCGAAAGGAAATCAAAACAAGACTCCGCCCAGGATACTTTCCGTTTGTGGAACCAGGATTTGAACTCGATATCAATTGTCTTGTTTGTAATGGAGACGGTTGTAGTGTTTGCAAACAATCGGGATGGCTTGAGTTACTTCCTTGTGGGCTTGTGCATCCAAATGTGTTAGAAGCCGCTGGCCTTGATTCCAAAAAATGGACTGGGTTTGCCTTTGGACTGGGACTTGACCGATTGGTGATGATGCGGTATGGCATCCATGACATCCGTTATTTCCAATCCGGGAATTTACGATTTTTAAAACAGTTTTAG
- a CDS encoding UDP-N-acetylmuramate--L-alanine ligase, which produces MKIFLVGIGGIAMGNLAYMLKQQGHDVSGSDQNLYPPMSDKLEEWGLSPKSGYRKENVKGADLVIIGNAISRGNPEVEEVLNTGIEYMSMAEAIGHFFLKGKKPIVISGTHGKTTTTFLTHWILESIGLKPGLFVGGIRKDGFPGFALGDGDYFVIEGDEYDSAFFDKSSKFLHYRPYYLVMNALDFDHADIFANLDAIKVMFKRLLNLVPSRGKVFYWKGSKNLNEITKDYQHAPVETFELGDKNSIFKYEKGILTEIRTKSKLKPSLIGSHNYRNVEVAVRVCLEIAPQKRKEILEAVESFPGVKRRQENLYVSDTSLLVEDFAHHPVAIQETIKAHKEAYPGYKIISLFEPRSATSHRNVFQEDFAKCFKGSDVSIVTEVYQVDKVSKSLRLNVKKLVKDIKTNTKKDSIYAQAPKDIPSLLKKILPKYKKDKLIILAMSNGAFGGIYSELKSIIESRESI; this is translated from the coding sequence TTGAAGATATTTTTGGTCGGAATCGGCGGAATTGCCATGGGCAATTTAGCATATATGCTCAAACAACAAGGTCATGATGTTTCTGGTTCAGACCAAAACCTATACCCACCAATGTCAGACAAATTAGAGGAGTGGGGTCTTTCGCCTAAGTCTGGTTATCGTAAAGAGAATGTGAAAGGGGCAGACCTAGTCATCATCGGAAATGCTATCTCACGTGGGAATCCTGAAGTAGAAGAAGTTTTAAACACAGGGATCGAATACATGAGTATGGCAGAAGCCATCGGGCATTTTTTTCTGAAAGGGAAAAAACCAATCGTGATTTCTGGGACTCATGGCAAAACCACTACCACCTTTCTTACCCATTGGATTTTAGAATCCATTGGTCTGAAACCTGGCCTCTTTGTAGGTGGAATTCGTAAAGATGGATTCCCTGGATTTGCTCTGGGAGATGGAGATTATTTTGTCATTGAAGGGGATGAATATGATTCTGCTTTCTTCGATAAGAGTTCCAAGTTTTTGCACTATCGGCCTTATTACCTTGTAATGAACGCACTTGACTTTGATCATGCTGATATTTTTGCCAATTTGGATGCGATTAAAGTGATGTTCAAACGGTTGTTAAACTTAGTGCCTAGTCGTGGAAAGGTTTTTTATTGGAAAGGATCTAAAAATTTAAATGAAATTACAAAAGATTACCAACATGCACCTGTCGAAACTTTTGAGTTAGGTGACAAAAATTCCATTTTTAAATATGAAAAAGGAATTTTAACAGAGATCCGAACCAAATCCAAATTAAAACCATCTTTAATTGGATCACATAACTATCGCAATGTGGAAGTGGCAGTACGTGTTTGTTTGGAAATTGCTCCGCAAAAACGAAAAGAAATTTTAGAAGCAGTGGAGTCCTTTCCAGGTGTCAAACGTAGACAAGAAAACTTATATGTTTCTGATACCAGTTTACTTGTGGAAGACTTTGCCCACCACCCTGTTGCCATCCAAGAAACCATCAAAGCCCACAAAGAAGCCTATCCTGGTTACAAAATCATCTCTCTATTTGAACCAAGAAGTGCTACCTCACACAGAAATGTGTTCCAAGAGGATTTTGCCAAATGTTTTAAAGGAAGTGATGTGAGTATTGTCACCGAAGTTTACCAAGTGGACAAAGTGAGTAAGTCTCTCCGCCTCAATGTGAAAAAGTTGGTAAAGGACATCAAAACCAATACCAAAAAAGATTCCATCTACGCACAGGCACCGAAAGACATTCCTTCACTTTTAAAAAAGATCTTACCCAAATACAAAAAAGACAAACTCATCATCCTTGCCATGTCCAATGGTGCGTTTGGCGGAATATATTCTGAACTAAAATCCATTATAGAATCACGAGAATCAATATGA
- a CDS encoding Gldg family protein, translated as MLLSADRVLPFVSLVSLFAYFLFDGMVVDPKRKIIFLGVVFLFLASDTIVRAFSKGIRKEDQNRYIAAVFGIAAFLLSVLRDFLDLKPVVGFNEEVSAIPKVREFLLLCVVLFSLVFLLQIILLEIGKSSLEAQSNLAKSKSSLLQNAVLGFLFVLPILVAVNYFAIKRNYNFDLSSQGKFSLSQISRNLIKPITQDVTITAFYPRPLEADGPANGDKLAAFALTRVRPDIEILLDQIKSENSHITVQFINADVEIDLLKEFGQVSNGTIFVRSKKQSVLTSAIPFAEERVIAKEPKDLEDLERKLVGALLNVTTEQKKVYFTVANGERYGMAFRALPNEQVNRFVSALQFLNFKVAELGFAQGWPSKLPEDADMLVILGPTVPFSKEARDEITKYVLEKNGKILITMEPKGSEDFGWLLQSAGLKFNVSPIIEREEKPGFIVAKRFPENPITELLQKKDMGILFPYSGYLESEPNAPTPFVWKSATLLESGYDAYQDLNKNGKMDANEKKESKILSVVLSPMSLTGEKSGKIILHTGTSWLTDQFIPYVMNSQFSTVSITGLFQDNIVAEIPLKKEEVDTITLSDNQKLVAWVIGVFLFPGFILAVGSYFVYTRRKHSLIEV; from the coding sequence ATGTTATTATCAGCTGATAGAGTTTTACCGTTTGTAAGCTTAGTTTCTCTTTTCGCCTATTTCTTGTTTGATGGGATGGTAGTGGATCCAAAACGAAAAATCATCTTTTTAGGTGTGGTATTTTTATTTTTGGCATCAGACACCATCGTTCGTGCTTTTTCGAAAGGGATCAGAAAAGAAGATCAAAACAGATACATCGCTGCTGTATTTGGAATCGCTGCCTTTTTGTTATCTGTATTACGTGATTTTTTGGATTTAAAACCTGTTGTAGGTTTTAATGAAGAAGTAAGCGCCATTCCAAAAGTAAGAGAATTCCTTCTGTTATGTGTGGTTCTTTTTTCTTTGGTTTTCCTCTTACAAATCATCCTTCTGGAGATTGGCAAATCATCACTGGAAGCACAAAGTAATTTAGCAAAATCCAAAAGTTCCTTATTACAAAATGCGGTATTAGGATTTTTGTTTGTATTACCAATTCTTGTAGCAGTGAATTATTTTGCGATCAAACGGAATTATAACTTTGATTTGAGTAGCCAAGGGAAGTTTTCTCTTTCCCAAATTTCAAGAAACCTTATCAAACCAATCACTCAAGATGTCACAATCACTGCCTTTTACCCAAGGCCTCTTGAAGCCGATGGGCCAGCCAATGGGGATAAACTAGCAGCATTTGCCTTAACACGCGTAAGACCAGACATTGAGATCTTACTCGATCAGATAAAGTCCGAAAATTCTCACATTACAGTCCAATTCATCAATGCGGATGTGGAAATTGATTTACTCAAAGAATTTGGGCAAGTTTCCAATGGAACCATTTTTGTTCGTTCTAAAAAACAATCAGTATTAACTTCTGCCATTCCTTTTGCAGAAGAAAGGGTGATTGCTAAAGAACCAAAAGATTTGGAAGACTTAGAACGTAAGTTAGTTGGTGCTCTTCTAAATGTTACTACCGAACAAAAAAAAGTTTATTTCACTGTTGCCAATGGGGAACGATATGGAATGGCTTTTCGAGCACTTCCAAATGAACAGGTAAATCGATTTGTATCTGCTTTACAGTTCTTAAATTTTAAAGTAGCGGAACTGGGATTTGCACAAGGTTGGCCTTCCAAACTTCCAGAAGATGCAGATATGCTTGTGATCCTTGGACCAACGGTTCCCTTTTCGAAAGAGGCAAGAGATGAAATCACCAAATATGTTTTAGAAAAAAATGGAAAAATTCTGATCACCATGGAACCAAAAGGCAGTGAAGATTTTGGTTGGTTATTACAATCTGCTGGTTTAAAGTTTAACGTTTCTCCAATAATTGAAAGGGAAGAAAAACCTGGATTTATCGTTGCAAAACGTTTCCCTGAAAATCCAATCACAGAACTTTTACAAAAAAAAGATATGGGGATCTTGTTTCCTTACAGTGGTTATTTGGAATCTGAACCAAATGCACCAACTCCTTTTGTTTGGAAATCGGCTACCTTACTTGAATCTGGATATGATGCCTACCAAGACCTAAACAAAAATGGTAAAATGGATGCAAACGAAAAGAAAGAAAGTAAAATCCTTTCGGTAGTATTGTCACCCATGTCACTGACTGGGGAAAAGTCAGGAAAGATCATTTTACACACAGGAACGAGTTGGCTTACGGATCAATTCATTCCGTATGTAATGAACTCTCAATTTTCAACAGTTTCCATCACTGGTTTATTCCAAGATAATATTGTCGCTGAAATTCCATTAAAAAAGGAAGAAGTGGATACCATTACATTGTCCGACAATCAAAAGTTAGTTGCTTGGGTCATTGGAGTATTCCTTTTCCCCGGATTTATATTGGCAGTTGGGTCTTACTTTGTCTACACAAGGCGTAAACATTCTTTAATAGAAGTATGA
- a CDS encoding ABC transporter permease, which translates to MNWQTAVWIYKKELRLFFGTYMAPLVLGGTAFLNALFVMILNFNGTANYEIATYITFISFMTTILIAMVIISMGSIVEEKNKGTLELLFTSPITDLEIVFGKFMFGVTVCGIITVFINGLFPLLLYAFWKAPFYMVASGSVGVFLLGVFTFAIGMFGSSLGKNQMISLLISVLIILTLWVVGYFSHLFQATTRKVLFHLHIFSHFAAFAKGVLPLTGIVFFLSGTFLFLYLTVKVLESRRWRG; encoded by the coding sequence ATGAACTGGCAAACGGCTGTTTGGATCTATAAAAAAGAATTAAGATTATTTTTTGGAACATACATGGCTCCACTTGTGTTAGGTGGAACTGCTTTTTTGAATGCATTATTTGTGATGATTCTCAATTTTAATGGAACTGCCAATTATGAAATTGCGACTTATATCACGTTTATTTCATTTATGACAACTATCCTGATTGCCATGGTGATCATTTCTATGGGATCCATCGTGGAAGAAAAAAACAAAGGAACTCTTGAGTTACTGTTTACCTCTCCCATTACGGATCTAGAAATTGTCTTCGGTAAATTTATGTTTGGTGTGACTGTTTGTGGTATCATTACAGTTTTCATCAATGGACTTTTTCCTCTTTTACTTTATGCGTTTTGGAAGGCACCGTTTTATATGGTGGCATCCGGAAGTGTGGGAGTATTTTTACTTGGAGTTTTTACTTTCGCGATTGGAATGTTTGGTTCCAGCCTTGGCAAAAACCAAATGATCTCACTTCTCATCTCAGTGCTCATCATTTTGACACTTTGGGTAGTGGGTTATTTTTCACATTTGTTCCAAGCAACTACAAGAAAGGTTTTATTCCATTTGCATATATTTTCCCACTTCGCTGCATTTGCCAAAGGTGTTTTGCCTTTGACGGGGATTGTATTTTTCTTAAGTGGAACATTCTTATTTTTATACTTAACCGTAAAGGTCCTGGAATCCAGGAGATGGAGAGGTTAG
- a CDS encoding ABC transporter ATP-binding protein produces the protein MIQVSNLSKFYGEKRAISGLNFKLEKGEIVGLLGLNGAGKTTTIRILTGYLIPSAGDASIDGKSIFDYPLEAKQKIGYLPETPPLYEDMTISEYLQFVGRIKKIEESKLPLEIEKVIEKTNLGHVKDKLIGTLSLGYRKRVGIAQAILGDPEIVIMDEPISGLDPKQIVEIRSLIRSLAGNHTVLISSHILTEIYKTCDKFLFLHKGTLKQELSLTRLEEEMNRLAGWEVGLSGKPKDELISFMKSVLSDADTVSEMGTGKEEELFMVRTTNPKQFKESLFSKALSLGIQIESLKKQEVSLEQIFMEKI, from the coding sequence ATGATACAAGTCAGCAATTTATCCAAATTTTACGGCGAAAAACGAGCCATCTCAGGGCTTAATTTTAAATTAGAGAAAGGTGAGATTGTGGGTCTCCTCGGTTTGAATGGCGCGGGGAAAACCACAACAATTCGTATCCTCACTGGGTATTTGATCCCAAGTGCGGGGGATGCCTCCATTGATGGTAAGTCTATCTTTGACTATCCATTGGAAGCAAAACAAAAGATTGGTTATTTACCAGAAACTCCACCTCTTTATGAGGATATGACAATATCCGAATACCTCCAATTTGTAGGTAGGATCAAAAAAATTGAAGAATCGAAATTACCTTTAGAAATCGAGAAGGTGATTGAAAAAACAAACCTAGGTCATGTGAAAGATAAACTGATTGGAACCTTATCTCTTGGTTACCGCAAACGTGTGGGGATTGCACAAGCGATCCTTGGGGATCCTGAAATTGTCATCATGGATGAACCTATCTCTGGTCTTGATCCCAAACAAATTGTGGAAATTAGAAGTCTCATCCGAAGTTTAGCTGGCAATCACACAGTTCTCATTTCGAGTCATATTCTCACTGAGATATATAAAACTTGTGATAAGTTTTTGTTCCTCCACAAAGGGACCTTAAAACAAGAACTTTCTCTGACAAGATTAGAGGAAGAGATGAACCGACTTGCGGGTTGGGAAGTGGGACTTTCTGGCAAACCAAAAGATGAGTTAATTTCATTTATGAAATCAGTATTATCCGATGCAGACACTGTTTCCGAAATGGGAACAGGTAAAGAGGAAGAATTGTTTATGGTACGCACAACAAATCCAAAACAATTCAAAGAATCTTTGTTTTCCAAAGCATTGTCTCTTGGGATTCAAATTGAATCCTTAAAAAAACAAGAAGTATCACTCGAACAGATTTTTATGGAGAAAATATGA
- a CDS encoding PAS domain-containing sensor histidine kinase, protein MNEFLEKIKSFFKDEESFFDAKQLLGQNWHNFVPQYFDKILETRTNSVFVLDREGNYTYVNAKGEEMAGKSAEEMLGQNIWNLFPVLKTLEFGTHLQEAIEEKKTFRSEETYFDGMGWYDMQVFPQENFTIIIATEVTHAKNAKDEFSQIITKNKTILNALPDSLYGIHRNGKTINHKEFPHFTGWDCKDKETNLRYSDISEIFPENILEEIRSILEQVIDLGETKTVEYSLPDSDGQKCFEARFTKTGDVDALAIIRNITERKKAEALKNEFISLVSHELRTPLTSIKGSIDLLLAGVAGEVSNQTKSLLNICRKNTQRLVRFVTDLLDIEALDSGNINFKFRTYSLKEILQTSVDGMRTFAEQYHVLLNFDSNFPQTTVYVDEDRLNHCITNLISNAVKYTPKFSEVTISVQSDDTKAKILIKDNGPGIDPNFAPRLFHRFAQGAPPKDKLVGGSGLGLSITKGFVEAMKGNIYFLSDDTGTVFTIELPIVKPGQIPAGFGQ, encoded by the coding sequence ATGAATGAATTTCTAGAAAAAATCAAAAGCTTTTTCAAGGATGAAGAGAGCTTTTTTGATGCAAAGCAACTTCTAGGCCAAAATTGGCACAATTTTGTCCCACAATACTTTGACAAAATCCTAGAAACACGTACGAATTCGGTGTTTGTCTTAGACAGAGAAGGAAATTATACCTATGTCAATGCCAAAGGGGAAGAAATGGCAGGCAAATCCGCTGAAGAAATGTTAGGGCAGAATATTTGGAATTTATTTCCAGTGTTAAAAACCCTCGAATTCGGAACTCATCTCCAGGAAGCGATTGAAGAAAAAAAAACCTTTCGCTCAGAAGAAACATACTTTGATGGAATGGGTTGGTATGATATGCAAGTTTTCCCACAAGAAAATTTCACAATCATCATCGCCACAGAAGTCACACACGCCAAAAATGCAAAAGATGAATTTAGCCAAATCATCACAAAAAACAAAACCATTTTAAATGCCCTACCAGACTCCTTGTATGGGATCCATCGGAATGGAAAAACGATTAATCATAAAGAATTCCCACATTTTACAGGTTGGGATTGTAAGGACAAAGAAACAAACCTTCGTTATTCGGACATAAGCGAAATTTTCCCTGAAAATATATTAGAGGAAATTCGTTCCATATTGGAACAAGTTATTGATTTAGGAGAAACCAAAACAGTTGAATATTCCCTTCCCGATTCTGATGGACAAAAATGTTTTGAAGCGCGATTTACCAAAACCGGAGATGTTGACGCACTTGCCATCATTCGTAATATCACGGAACGAAAAAAAGCAGAAGCATTAAAAAATGAATTTATCAGTTTGGTAAGTCATGAACTGAGAACTCCACTTACTTCCATCAAAGGATCAATTGATTTGTTACTTGCGGGAGTTGCTGGAGAAGTTTCCAACCAAACCAAGTCCTTACTCAATATCTGTAGGAAAAACACACAAAGACTCGTTCGTTTTGTAACGGATTTACTAGATATAGAAGCCTTAGACTCAGGGAATATCAATTTTAAATTCAGAACATATTCATTAAAAGAAATCTTACAAACTTCTGTTGATGGTATGCGCACATTTGCCGAACAATACCATGTTTTATTAAACTTCGATTCTAATTTCCCACAAACAACTGTTTATGTAGACGAAGATCGGTTAAATCACTGCATCACCAATTTGATTTCCAATGCCGTTAAATACACACCTAAGTTTTCGGAAGTGACTATCTCAGTTCAATCAGATGACACAAAGGCAAAAATTCTCATCAAAGACAATGGACCCGGAATCGATCCCAATTTTGCACCCAGATTATTTCATAGGTTTGCACAAGGTGCACCTCCAAAAGACAAACTCGTTGGTGGATCTGGACTTGGATTATCGATTACAAAAGGTTTTGTTGAAGCCATGAAAGGAAACATTTATTTTTTATCAGATGATACTGGGACAGTTTTCACGATTGAATTACCCATTGTAAAACCAGGACAAATTCCTGCAGGATTTGGGCAATGA
- a CDS encoding response regulator, with the protein MNLPNLKHVLIVEDEEDIVEILRIALAFNSSYEVSFAKTGPEGLQKAIILQPDLILLDVLMPGMNGMELIEELKIFPETKEIPVAFITSRVLKNEILEYQKRGGIGVIEKPFAPLEIADKIHTLWMDFHKK; encoded by the coding sequence ATGAATCTTCCTAATTTAAAACATGTACTAATCGTAGAAGATGAAGAAGATATAGTTGAAATTCTTAGAATTGCATTGGCATTTAACTCAAGTTATGAAGTGAGTTTTGCAAAAACTGGTCCAGAAGGTTTACAAAAAGCCATTATCCTACAACCAGATTTAATTTTACTTGATGTACTTATGCCTGGAATGAATGGAATGGAACTGATTGAAGAATTAAAAATTTTTCCAGAAACAAAAGAGATTCCCGTTGCGTTTATCACATCACGTGTGTTAAAGAATGAGATTTTAGAATACCAAAAAAGAGGGGGCATTGGTGTGATTGAAAAACCCTTCGCCCCTCTTGAAATTGCAGATAAAATCCATACCTTATGGATGGACTTTCACAAAAAATAA
- a CDS encoding adenosine kinase gives MRHYDVFGVGNALVDIIAFIDPNFLEKQNITKGVMTLVDETRQGQILADLHNEKKELRSGGSAANTMIAIANSGGTCCYTGKVTHDTYGEFYKKDMEDAGVLFETTPDKNGHTGTCVVLTTPDAERTMLTNLAISTSLGPNDIDVENLKKSKYVYVEGYLWDGDSTKKASELTMKLAKENNIKVSFTYSDPFCVNRSRDEFIHLTKEYVDVVFCNSEEGLALSGAKTPEEAVKFISTLCPLVFMTAGKEGAYVAENGKITLVPGFPVKPIDTTGAGDAFAAGVLYGLTQGYSAQKSARWGNYVASRIVCEVGPRLSVRLMGRQDEILTGFQDK, from the coding sequence ATGAGACATTACGACGTATTCGGCGTAGGAAACGCCCTGGTAGATATCATTGCATTCATCGACCCAAACTTTTTAGAAAAACAAAATATCACAAAAGGAGTGATGACCTTAGTTGACGAAACTAGACAAGGTCAAATTCTTGCCGACCTCCATAATGAGAAAAAGGAACTTCGCTCTGGTGGAAGTGCTGCCAACACGATGATTGCGATCGCCAATTCAGGTGGGACTTGTTGTTACACTGGCAAAGTCACTCACGATACTTACGGTGAGTTTTATAAAAAAGATATGGAAGATGCTGGAGTTTTATTTGAAACTACTCCTGACAAAAACGGTCACACTGGCACTTGTGTTGTCCTCACCACTCCAGATGCAGAAAGAACAATGCTTACAAACCTAGCCATTTCGACTTCTCTTGGACCGAATGACATCGATGTAGAAAACTTAAAAAAAAGTAAGTATGTTTATGTAGAAGGTTATTTGTGGGATGGGGATTCTACAAAAAAAGCAAGTGAACTCACGATGAAACTTGCAAAAGAAAACAATATCAAAGTTTCCTTCACTTATAGTGATCCATTTTGTGTAAATCGTTCTCGTGATGAATTTATCCACCTAACAAAAGAATATGTTGATGTAGTTTTTTGTAATTCTGAAGAAGGGCTCGCTTTGAGTGGAGCAAAAACTCCAGAAGAAGCCGTCAAATTTATCTCCACACTTTGTCCTTTGGTGTTTATGACCGCAGGAAAAGAGGGAGCTTACGTAGCAGAAAATGGGAAAATCACATTGGTTCCAGGATTTCCTGTCAAACCGATTGATACAACGGGCGCAGGGGATGCTTTTGCTGCGGGAGTTTTGTATGGACTCACACAAGGTTATTCAGCACAAAAATCAGCAAGATGGGGCAATTATGTTGCTTCGCGAATTGTATGTGAAGTAGGACCAAGGTTATCTGTAAGGCTCATGGGCCGACAAGATGAAATTTTAACAGGGTTCCAAGACAAATAA